In one Streptomyces venezuelae genomic region, the following are encoded:
- a CDS encoding MDR family MFS transporter, whose amino-acid sequence MTSAPEGQATEAAPPADRVDGQLLRIAFILVLGTFMATLDATIVSVGIDRLTEEFDASVADIQWVSTAYLLAVVAAVPASGWLADRFGGRRTWLAAVGVFLLGSVLCALAWSATSLIVFRVIQGLGGGLLPATGQALLARIAGRNRTGRVISVVAVVPLLSPVFGPLVGGAILSAASWPWLFLVNLPIGAVAAVLARRYVPAVPPAPRRTAFDLRGAVLLSPGLAVLVYGLTEVAHGRDLPAALGVTAGLAMLAGFAVHGLRTRATPLVDPRLFARPPFGAAALALLVLGASVFGTTFLLPLYFQSGRGLSAWEAGLLLAPQGIGAAAGSVLVNRTIDKIAPRTLVVAGIVLILAGTVPFTQLGHEPPDALIIAALAVRGIGMAMIGAPVMNIVYSRIEPEQLPRAAGALNLLNTVGGSVGTAALAVVLENRLTDRGTDISSAFADTFWWVLGFCLLAAAGATRLPRTQPRR is encoded by the coding sequence ATGACAAGCGCTCCGGAAGGACAGGCGACGGAGGCCGCGCCACCCGCCGACCGGGTCGACGGACAGCTGCTGCGCATCGCGTTCATCCTGGTCCTCGGCACCTTCATGGCCACGCTGGACGCCACCATCGTCAGCGTCGGCATCGACCGGCTGACCGAGGAGTTCGACGCGTCGGTCGCCGACATCCAGTGGGTCAGCACCGCCTACCTGCTCGCCGTCGTCGCGGCCGTCCCCGCGTCCGGCTGGCTGGCCGACCGCTTCGGCGGCCGACGCACCTGGCTCGCCGCCGTGGGCGTGTTCCTGCTCGGCTCGGTGCTGTGCGCGCTGGCCTGGTCGGCGACCAGTCTGATCGTGTTCCGGGTGATCCAGGGGCTCGGCGGCGGGCTGCTGCCCGCGACCGGCCAGGCACTGCTCGCCCGCATCGCGGGCCGCAACCGCACCGGTCGCGTGATCAGCGTCGTCGCCGTCGTCCCGCTGCTGTCACCGGTGTTCGGCCCGCTGGTCGGCGGCGCCATCCTCAGCGCCGCGTCCTGGCCGTGGCTGTTCCTCGTCAACCTGCCGATCGGTGCCGTCGCGGCCGTCCTCGCCCGCCGCTACGTGCCCGCGGTGCCACCGGCGCCCCGGCGCACCGCGTTCGACCTGCGGGGGGCCGTGCTGCTCTCGCCCGGTCTCGCCGTCCTCGTGTACGGGCTGACCGAGGTCGCCCACGGCCGTGACCTCCCCGCGGCGCTCGGCGTGACGGCGGGCCTCGCGATGCTCGCGGGCTTCGCGGTGCACGGGCTGCGGACCCGCGCCACCCCGCTGGTCGACCCCCGCCTGTTCGCCCGGCCGCCCTTCGGGGCGGCGGCCCTCGCACTGCTCGTGCTCGGCGCGTCGGTCTTCGGCACCACGTTCCTGCTGCCGCTGTACTTCCAGAGCGGTCGCGGTCTCTCGGCGTGGGAGGCCGGGCTGCTGCTCGCCCCGCAGGGCATCGGTGCGGCGGCCGGTTCCGTCCTGGTCAACCGCACCATCGACAAGATCGCACCAAGGACCCTGGTCGTCGCGGGCATCGTGCTGATCCTCGCCGGGACGGTCCCGTTCACCCAGCTGGGTCACGAACCACCGGACGCGCTGATCATCGCGGCGCTCGCGGTACGCGGCATCGGGATGGCGATGATCGGCGCGCCCGTGATGAACATCGTCTACAGCCGCATCGAACCCGAACAGCTCCCGCGCGCGGCGGGAGCGCTCAATCTGCTCAACACCGTGGGCGGTTCCGTCGGCACGGCCGCACTCGCCGTGGTCCTGGAGAACCGCCTCACGGACCGGGGAACCGATATCTCCTCGGCGTTCGCCGACACCTTCTGGTGGGTCCTCGGCTTCTGCCTGCTCGCCGCCGCGGGGGCGACGAGGCTGCCGAGGACCCAGCCCAGGAGGTGA
- a CDS encoding catalase, with translation MNHVTGKATTTDAGVPVESDEHSLTVGAGGPILLQDSYLIEQMAQFNRERIPERQPHAKGSGAFGHFEVTGDVSRYTKAALFQPGARTDLVIRFSTVAGERGSPDTWRDPRGFAVKFYTSEGNYDMVGNNTPVFFVKDPMKFQHFIRSQKRRADNNLRDHDMQWDFWTLSPESAHQVTWLMGDRGIPRSWRHMNGYSSHTYMWINEQGERFWVKYHFKTDQGVENFTQHEGDQMAAADTDYHTRDLFEHIRDGDYPSWTLYVQVMPYDDAASYRFNPFDLTKVWPHGDYPLVEVGKMTLDRNPTDNHAEIEQAAFQPNNLVPGIGPSPDRMLLGRLFSYADAHRHRIGGNYQQLPVNAPIVPVNTYSKDGAMAIRKTEDPVYAPNSKGGPAADTDRYGSPPSWYADGDITRSAYVDHAEDDDWGQAGTMVREVLNDAERDRLVDNVVGHLLNGVTEPVLVRAFEYWSNIDKSIGERIEQGVRAKAGEKDPKAAEQANPARSSMQDKA, from the coding sequence ATGAATCACGTCACAGGTAAGGCGACCACCACCGATGCCGGCGTACCGGTCGAGAGTGACGAACACTCGCTCACCGTCGGCGCCGGCGGCCCGATCCTCCTCCAGGACTCCTATCTGATCGAACAGATGGCGCAGTTCAACCGGGAGCGCATCCCCGAGCGGCAGCCGCACGCCAAGGGCAGCGGCGCCTTCGGTCACTTCGAGGTCACCGGGGATGTCAGCCGCTACACGAAGGCGGCGCTCTTCCAGCCCGGCGCCCGCACCGATCTGGTGATCCGATTCTCGACCGTGGCCGGTGAGCGCGGCAGCCCGGACACGTGGCGCGACCCGCGCGGCTTCGCGGTGAAGTTCTACACCAGCGAGGGCAACTACGACATGGTCGGGAACAACACCCCGGTCTTCTTCGTGAAGGACCCGATGAAGTTCCAGCACTTCATCAGGTCGCAGAAGCGCCGCGCGGACAACAACCTGCGCGACCACGACATGCAGTGGGACTTCTGGACCCTCTCCCCCGAGTCCGCCCACCAGGTCACGTGGCTGATGGGCGACCGCGGCATCCCGCGCAGCTGGCGCCACATGAACGGCTACTCGTCCCACACCTACATGTGGATCAACGAGCAGGGCGAGCGGTTCTGGGTGAAGTACCACTTCAAGACCGACCAGGGCGTCGAGAACTTCACGCAGCACGAGGGCGACCAGATGGCCGCCGCCGACACCGACTACCACACCCGTGATCTCTTCGAGCACATCCGGGATGGGGACTACCCGAGCTGGACGCTGTACGTGCAGGTCATGCCGTACGACGACGCGGCCTCGTACCGGTTCAACCCGTTCGACCTGACGAAGGTGTGGCCGCACGGCGACTACCCGCTGGTCGAGGTCGGCAAGATGACCCTGGACCGCAACCCCACGGACAACCACGCCGAGATCGAGCAGGCGGCGTTCCAGCCCAACAACCTGGTCCCGGGCATCGGCCCGAGCCCCGACCGCATGCTCCTGGGCCGGCTGTTCTCGTACGCCGACGCGCACCGTCACCGGATCGGCGGAAACTACCAGCAGCTCCCCGTCAACGCCCCCATCGTGCCCGTCAACACGTACTCCAAGGACGGCGCGATGGCCATCCGCAAGACGGAGGACCCGGTCTACGCGCCGAACTCCAAGGGCGGCCCGGCGGCGGACACGGACCGCTACGGCTCCCCGCCCAGCTGGTACGCGGACGGCGACATCACCCGCTCGGCCTACGTCGACCACGCGGAGGACGACGACTGGGGCCAGGCGGGCACCATGGTCCGCGAGGTGCTCAACGACGCCGAGCGCGACCGTCTGGTCGACAACGTCGTCGGGCACCTGCTCAACGGCGTGACCGAGCCCGTGCTCGTCAGGGCCTTCGAGTACTGGTCGAACATCGACAAGTCGATCGGTGAGCGCATCGAGCAGGGTGTGCGCGCCAAGGCCGGCGAGAAGGACCCGAAGGCCGCGGAGCAGGCCAACCCGGCGCGCAGCAGCATGCAGGACAAGGCCTGA
- a CDS encoding alcohol dehydrogenase catalytic domain-containing protein — protein MRALTWQGKRDVRVDEVPDPRIEKPDDVIVQVTSTGICGSDLHLYEVFGPYLDAGDILGHEAMGVVAETGPDVTEVAVGDRVVIPFNVSCNTCWMCKQGLQSQCETTQVKSMGSGASLFGFTKLYGQVPGGQAELLRVPFGNTLPIKVPHGPPDDRFVYLSDVLPTAWQGVEYADIPRGGSVAVFGLGPIGDMATRIARLRGAELVIGVDLVDARLARARRNGVTTLDLREHGKDLGDAIRDLTDGRGTDAVIDAVGLEAHGSPVATAAQRATALLPDKLARPLMEKAGIDCLTALHAGIDAVRRGGTLSISGVYGGAASPMPLLTMFDKQIQVRMGQANVWRWIDDIRPHLTDDDPLGVDSFATHHLPLKDAPSAYATFQAKEDGMVKTLLRP, from the coding sequence ATGCGTGCTCTGACCTGGCAAGGCAAGCGCGACGTGCGCGTCGACGAAGTGCCGGACCCCCGTATCGAGAAGCCCGACGACGTGATCGTCCAGGTGACCTCGACCGGCATCTGCGGCTCCGACCTGCACCTCTACGAGGTCTTCGGGCCCTATCTGGACGCGGGTGACATCCTCGGCCACGAGGCCATGGGGGTCGTCGCGGAGACGGGCCCCGACGTCACCGAGGTGGCCGTGGGCGACCGCGTGGTGATTCCGTTCAACGTCTCGTGCAACACCTGCTGGATGTGCAAGCAGGGGTTGCAGTCGCAGTGCGAGACGACCCAGGTCAAGTCCATGGGCAGCGGCGCCTCGCTGTTCGGGTTCACCAAGCTGTACGGACAGGTGCCCGGCGGACAGGCCGAGCTGCTGCGGGTGCCCTTCGGCAACACGCTGCCCATCAAGGTGCCGCACGGCCCGCCGGACGACCGCTTCGTGTATCTGTCCGACGTGCTGCCCACCGCGTGGCAGGGCGTGGAGTACGCCGACATCCCGCGGGGCGGCAGCGTCGCGGTGTTCGGCCTCGGGCCCATCGGCGACATGGCCACCCGCATCGCGCGGCTGCGCGGTGCCGAGCTGGTCATCGGTGTCGACCTCGTCGACGCCCGCCTGGCACGCGCCCGGCGCAACGGCGTCACGACGCTCGACCTGCGCGAGCACGGCAAGGACCTGGGCGACGCCATCCGTGACCTCACGGACGGCCGCGGCACGGACGCCGTGATCGACGCGGTCGGCCTCGAAGCACACGGTTCGCCGGTGGCGACGGCCGCCCAGCGCGCCACCGCGCTCCTGCCCGACAAGCTGGCCCGCCCGCTGATGGAGAAGGCGGGCATCGACTGCCTGACCGCTCTCCACGCGGGCATCGACGCGGTCCGGCGCGGCGGCACCCTGTCCATCAGCGGCGTCTACGGCGGGGCCGCGAGCCCCATGCCGCTTCTGACCATGTTCGACAAGCAGATCCAGGTGCGCATGGGCCAGGCCAATGTGTGGCGCTGGATCGACGACATCCGCCCGCACCTGACGGACGACGACCCGCTGGGCGTCGACTCGTTCGCCACGCACCACCTGCCGCTCAAGGACGCCCCCTCGGCCTACGCGACCTTCCAGGCCAAGGAGGACGGCATGGTCAAGACACTGCTGCGGCCATGA
- a CDS encoding FAD-dependent oxidoreductase encodes MPENQHSPTPAARWERAVVVGGGYAGLVTARVLADHFTEVLVLERDPVLPDTGVHPHVPQGYHAHALLARGGEVLEALFPGLRAELADEGAPVFDYGERISFLLPTGYAPTDPVGVRIQTFTRDELERRLRQRISALPAVRVVPAAHCETVTASVPGRLDRVRYRTEDEDATEITADLVVDASGRSTSVDRWLTDARLPASPKNVIKAKITYTSACYVRPPRDQQDFDVAYQMAFAPDVPRGGVVLAVERDRWMCSLFGVDEHVSPTDDEGYLDFAQSLGTPRLAEQIKRGTREGEIHRYTNTGNAWRLHHKNARWPERLVAVGDALCVFNPVYGQGLTVAALEAQLLGRLLDRHRSGGLDGLSRAYQRAAARVIQVPWTMATSSDVMWAPTRPPLPARFAHWYNQQVFALAVHDPSVWARFVRVLNMTAPPALLFRPAVLAKVVRHALTRRRS; translated from the coding sequence ATGCCGGAGAACCAGCACAGCCCGACGCCCGCCGCCCGCTGGGAGCGGGCCGTCGTCGTAGGGGGCGGATACGCCGGTCTCGTGACCGCACGGGTCCTCGCCGACCACTTCACCGAGGTACTGGTCCTGGAGCGTGACCCGGTGCTGCCGGACACCGGCGTCCACCCGCACGTCCCGCAGGGCTACCACGCGCACGCGCTGCTCGCCCGCGGCGGCGAAGTGCTCGAGGCGCTCTTCCCCGGGCTGCGCGCGGAGCTCGCCGACGAGGGCGCGCCCGTCTTCGACTACGGCGAGCGGATCAGCTTCCTCCTGCCCACCGGATACGCGCCGACCGACCCCGTGGGCGTCCGCATCCAGACCTTCACGCGCGACGAGCTGGAGCGCCGCCTGCGACAGAGGATCTCGGCGCTCCCCGCGGTCCGCGTCGTCCCCGCCGCCCACTGCGAGACGGTCACCGCGAGCGTGCCGGGCCGCCTGGACCGGGTCAGATATCGCACCGAGGACGAGGACGCCACCGAGATCACCGCCGACCTGGTCGTCGACGCGTCGGGCCGCTCCACGTCCGTCGACCGCTGGCTCACCGACGCGCGCCTGCCGGCGTCCCCCAAGAACGTCATCAAGGCGAAGATCACCTACACCTCCGCGTGCTACGTGCGCCCGCCGCGGGACCAGCAGGACTTCGACGTCGCCTATCAAATGGCCTTCGCACCCGACGTACCCCGCGGCGGAGTGGTCCTCGCCGTGGAACGCGACCGGTGGATGTGCTCGCTGTTCGGTGTCGACGAGCACGTCTCGCCCACCGACGACGAGGGCTACCTCGACTTCGCCCAGAGCCTCGGCACCCCCCGCCTCGCCGAACAGATCAAGCGCGGCACCCGCGAAGGAGAGATCCACCGCTACACGAACACCGGCAACGCCTGGCGCCTGCACCACAAGAACGCCCGCTGGCCCGAACGCCTCGTCGCGGTCGGCGACGCGCTCTGCGTCTTCAACCCCGTGTACGGACAGGGACTCACGGTCGCCGCACTGGAGGCGCAGCTGCTCGGCCGCCTCCTGGACCGGCACCGGTCCGGCGGTCTGGACGGCCTCAGCCGCGCCTACCAGCGCGCCGCGGCCCGCGTCATCCAGGTCCCGTGGACCATGGCCACCAGCTCGGACGTCATGTGGGCACCCACCCGCCCCCCGCTGCCCGCACGCTTCGCCCACTGGTACAACCAGCAGGTCTTCGCGCTCGCCGTGCACGACCCGAGCGTGTGGGCACGGTTCGTACGCGTCCTGAACATGACGGCACCGCCCGCCCTGCTGTTCCGCCCCGCCGTGCTCGCCAAAGTGGTGCGCCACGCGCTCACGCGACGCCGGAGCTGA
- a CDS encoding FMN-binding glutamate synthase family protein, with protein MTRFVTVAALLACAAGGVVLALLTSPWWWAAAAPLLVVALTGVHDLVQRRHSVLRNYPVLGHLRFFMEALRPELQQYFVERNYDGRPFDRDTRSIVYERAKGVAAEEPFGSERDMDDRGYEFLVPSMAPAPVPKEPPRVHVGGPDCEQPYDMALLNVSAMSFGSLSANAIVALNTGAARGGFAHDTGEGGLSEHHLRPGGDLVWEIGTGYFGCRTRDGDFDPRQFEEKAAHPAVRCLSLKLSQGAKPGIGGVLPGSKVNAEIASVRGVPQGETVISPPYHRVFSTPRELVGFLARMRELAHGKPVGFKLCPGSRTQFLAVCKAMAAEGITPDFIVVDGAEGGTGAAPLEFADHLGMPLTDGLITVHSALTGSGLRDRIRIGASGKVATGSDIVKRLAMGADYTNAARAMMFAVGCIQAQRCHTNRCPTGVTTVDPRRARALDVVDKSARVTRFQQATVESALQIMAAMGVRDAADLGPHLVRRREDNGRFRSYADLYDWLSPGELLAAPPESWAADWHAADPDRFAT; from the coding sequence ATGACGCGTTTCGTGACAGTCGCCGCGCTGCTGGCCTGCGCGGCCGGCGGCGTGGTGCTCGCCCTGCTGACGTCGCCCTGGTGGTGGGCGGCCGCCGCGCCGCTCCTGGTGGTGGCGCTGACCGGTGTGCACGACCTCGTGCAGCGACGCCACTCCGTCCTGCGGAACTATCCCGTCCTCGGCCATCTGCGGTTCTTCATGGAGGCGCTGCGGCCGGAGCTGCAGCAGTACTTCGTGGAGCGCAACTACGACGGCAGGCCATTCGACCGCGACACCCGCAGCATCGTCTACGAACGGGCGAAGGGGGTCGCCGCCGAGGAGCCGTTCGGCAGCGAGCGCGACATGGACGACCGGGGATACGAGTTCCTCGTGCCGTCCATGGCTCCCGCTCCGGTGCCGAAGGAGCCGCCCCGCGTCCACGTCGGCGGCCCCGACTGCGAGCAGCCGTACGACATGGCCCTCCTCAACGTCTCCGCGATGAGTTTCGGCTCCCTCTCCGCCAACGCGATCGTGGCGCTGAACACCGGCGCCGCGCGGGGCGGGTTCGCGCACGACACCGGTGAGGGCGGCCTCTCCGAGCATCATCTGCGGCCCGGCGGCGACCTCGTCTGGGAGATCGGCACGGGCTACTTCGGCTGTCGCACCCGGGACGGCGACTTCGACCCGCGGCAGTTCGAGGAGAAGGCCGCCCATCCGGCCGTGCGCTGCCTCTCGCTCAAGCTGTCGCAGGGCGCGAAGCCGGGGATCGGGGGCGTGCTGCCCGGCAGCAAGGTCAACGCCGAGATCGCCTCCGTACGCGGTGTACCGCAGGGTGAGACCGTCATCTCGCCGCCGTACCACCGCGTCTTCTCCACGCCCCGCGAGCTCGTCGGGTTCCTGGCCCGGATGCGGGAGCTGGCGCACGGCAAGCCGGTCGGGTTCAAGCTCTGCCCCGGGTCACGGACCCAGTTCCTCGCCGTGTGCAAGGCCATGGCGGCGGAGGGGATCACCCCGGACTTCATCGTCGTGGACGGCGCGGAGGGCGGGACGGGCGCGGCGCCGCTGGAGTTCGCCGACCACCTCGGGATGCCGCTCACCGACGGGCTCATCACGGTCCACAGCGCCCTGACGGGCTCGGGGCTGCGGGACCGCATCCGCATCGGTGCCAGTGGCAAGGTGGCGACGGGCTCCGACATCGTCAAGCGGCTCGCCATGGGCGCCGACTACACGAATGCCGCCCGCGCGATGATGTTCGCCGTCGGCTGCATCCAGGCCCAGCGCTGCCACACCAACCGCTGTCCGACCGGCGTCACCACCGTGGACCCGCGCCGTGCCCGCGCCCTCGACGTCGTGGACAAATCGGCGCGCGTCACCCGGTTCCAGCAGGCCACGGTCGAGAGCGCGCTGCAGATCATGGCCGCGATGGGCGTGCGCGACGCCGCGGACCTCGGCCCGCACCTCGTGCGGCGCCGCGAGGACAACGGGAGGTTCCGGTCATACGCTGACTTGTACGACTGGCTCTCCCCCGGCGAGCTGCTCGCCGCACCACCCGAAAGCTGGGCCGCCGACTGGCACGCGGCGGATCCGGACAGGTTCGCCACCTGA
- a CDS encoding plasmid stabilization protein yields the protein MPAGSNRKRERQYEHIKESAKDRGESTGRAEEIAARTVNKERARSGESRTASRTSTKDPKSASQRGGERSHQGSQGPTKDQLYAEARRKNVKGRSSMNKSELARAVGR from the coding sequence ATGCCCGCAGGATCGAACCGCAAGAGGGAACGGCAGTACGAGCACATCAAGGAGAGCGCGAAGGACCGCGGCGAGTCCACGGGCCGTGCGGAGGAGATCGCCGCCCGCACGGTGAACAAGGAGCGTGCGCGCTCCGGCGAGTCCCGCACGGCGAGCCGTACGTCGACGAAGGACCCGAAGTCCGCGTCGCAGCGTGGCGGCGAGCGTTCTCACCAGGGCTCCCAGGGCCCGACCAAGGACCAGCTCTACGCCGAGGCGCGGAGGAAGAACGTCAAGGGCCGCTCGTCCATGAACAAGTCGGAGCTGGCCCGCGCCGTCGGGCGCTGA
- a CDS encoding ATP-binding cassette domain-containing protein has product MRAWQEWAAEVRLLWRAGPRHTVALTVTVVCGALTGPLVVIATGRLVGGLPGAVTGGPGSTEARRVLAALTVFGALILVRTRLRAVEGGLAAVLKLRAASVVEDRAMAAGTGPDGIGHLEEPGYADTLRLVTEPNSRPDQLATLLPEIVRPRLEGIGLLVLLAPLAWWAPVLLALAAVLTYRSYQRLARHVHGSMQAASAVIRRAGYLRSLAVDPEPAKEARLFGLRDWLAERMTAVWQSGMAEVWATRGTAARRACGAVGFVVLAEAAVLGHAAFAAARGDLDLTRLVISAQAALAVPALGWVGDADNVVRDALLGLRSLAALEARGTAGDGTGPAGTADSSGHAPQARRDIAFESVDFTYPGTDEPVLRGLDLTIPAGTSVALVGANGCAAGLLNSLGLIGAVAFVVHLAVTGRTGLGAVLLAVVLAGRFTGHVVGLVQTTGAVVELLQNAERLRWLQAYAERENRTSTAAVPSKLRHGIAVDGLSFRYPGTTRTALRDVTLRLPARGVIALVGENGSGKSTLVKLLCRMYEPTRGRITVDGVRLDALDAESWRERLGAAFEDFVRFEFTVHETVGFGDLPRVGDRRAAADALCRAGAADLPGTLGAGLGTQLGSRWQDGVDLSTGQWQKLAIARALMRRAPLLRILDEPTASLDAETEHLVFERHIEAARRPGTNGDGPGTVTLLVSHRFSTVRGADLIVVLDHGRVAEAGTHDELLARRGPYAQMYGLQARAYR; this is encoded by the coding sequence ATGCGGGCATGGCAGGAATGGGCGGCAGAGGTGCGGCTGTTGTGGCGGGCCGGTCCACGACACACGGTCGCACTCACGGTGACCGTGGTCTGCGGGGCGCTCACCGGACCGCTCGTCGTGATCGCCACCGGGCGGCTCGTGGGCGGCCTGCCCGGAGCGGTGACCGGCGGGCCGGGATCGACCGAGGCCCGGCGCGTCCTCGCCGCACTCACCGTCTTCGGGGCGCTGATACTCGTACGGACGCGACTGCGCGCCGTGGAGGGCGGCCTCGCCGCGGTGCTCAAGCTGCGTGCGGCCAGTGTCGTGGAGGACCGGGCCATGGCGGCCGGGACCGGCCCGGACGGCATCGGACACCTGGAAGAGCCGGGCTACGCCGATACGCTGCGGCTGGTCACCGAGCCGAACAGCCGCCCCGACCAACTCGCCACGCTGCTTCCCGAGATCGTGCGCCCCCGGCTCGAAGGGATCGGGCTGCTCGTCCTGCTGGCGCCGCTCGCCTGGTGGGCGCCGGTGCTGCTCGCGCTCGCGGCGGTGCTGACGTACCGCTCCTACCAGCGTCTGGCACGCCATGTGCACGGCAGCATGCAGGCGGCGAGCGCGGTGATCCGCAGGGCCGGATACCTGCGGTCGCTGGCCGTGGACCCCGAACCCGCCAAGGAAGCACGGCTGTTCGGGCTCCGCGACTGGCTCGCCGAGCGGATGACGGCCGTCTGGCAGTCGGGCATGGCCGAGGTCTGGGCCACCCGCGGGACGGCCGCGCGGCGGGCCTGCGGCGCGGTCGGGTTCGTGGTCCTCGCGGAGGCGGCCGTCCTCGGCCACGCGGCCTTCGCCGCCGCACGCGGCGACCTGGACCTCACCCGCCTGGTGATCAGCGCCCAGGCGGCGCTCGCCGTCCCCGCGCTCGGCTGGGTCGGTGACGCCGACAACGTGGTGCGGGACGCGCTGCTCGGCCTGCGCTCGCTCGCCGCACTGGAGGCGCGCGGGACCGCGGGCGACGGCACGGGCCCGGCCGGGACAGCGGACAGCAGCGGCCACGCCCCGCAAGCCCGCCGCGACATCGCCTTCGAGTCCGTCGACTTCACCTACCCGGGCACGGACGAACCCGTGCTGCGCGGGCTCGACCTGACGATCCCGGCCGGCACGTCCGTCGCCCTCGTCGGGGCGAACGGCTGCGCGGCCGGCCTGCTCAACTCGCTCGGCCTGATCGGCGCGGTCGCCTTCGTCGTGCACCTCGCCGTGACGGGCCGCACCGGACTCGGCGCCGTACTGCTCGCCGTCGTCCTGGCGGGCCGGTTCACCGGCCACGTCGTCGGCCTCGTGCAGACCACCGGAGCCGTCGTGGAACTCCTGCAGAACGCCGAACGGCTGCGCTGGCTGCAGGCGTACGCGGAGCGGGAGAACCGCACGTCGACAGCGGCCGTGCCGTCGAAGCTGCGGCATGGCATCGCCGTGGACGGGCTGTCCTTCCGCTATCCGGGCACGACGAGGACCGCACTGCGCGATGTCACGCTGCGGCTGCCGGCCCGGGGAGTGATCGCCCTGGTCGGCGAGAACGGCTCGGGGAAGTCCACGCTCGTCAAACTGCTGTGCCGGATGTACGAGCCGACGCGGGGCCGGATCACGGTGGACGGTGTCCGGCTCGACGCGCTCGACGCGGAGTCGTGGCGCGAGCGGCTCGGCGCGGCCTTCGAGGACTTCGTGCGCTTCGAGTTCACGGTCCACGAGACGGTCGGCTTCGGGGATCTGCCGCGCGTCGGCGACCGGCGGGCGGCCGCCGACGCGCTGTGCCGGGCCGGCGCCGCCGACCTGCCCGGCACGCTCGGCGCCGGACTCGGCACCCAGCTGGGCAGCCGCTGGCAGGACGGGGTCGATCTGTCGACGGGCCAGTGGCAGAAGCTGGCGATCGCACGGGCCCTCATGCGCCGGGCACCCCTGCTGCGCATCCTGGACGAGCCGACCGCGTCACTGGACGCGGAGACCGAACACCTCGTCTTCGAGCGGCACATCGAGGCCGCACGCCGTCCGGGCACGAACGGCGATGGGCCCGGCACCGTCACCCTGCTGGTCTCGCACCGGTTCTCCACCGTGCGCGGCGCCGACCTGATCGTCGTCCTCGACCACGGCCGGGTCGCGGAGGCGGGCACCCACGACGAACTCCTCGCGCGGCGCGGACCGTACGCGCAGATGTACGGGCTCCAGGCGCGCGCCTACCGGTGA
- a CDS encoding isochorismatase family cysteine hydrolase — protein sequence MSARHDDGTCALIVIDMINTYDHKDAEHLLPSVREVVPVITDLLAAARGSGAPVIYVNDNFGQWRSHHGELVEAAMAGPHADLVEPLRPDHDSLFVVKARHSIFYETPLTYLLWELGVRKVTLCGQVTEQCVLYSALDAHIRHLDVTVAADAVAHIHPRLAEAALEMMRINLGARIANGKDIEFGGGVTGP from the coding sequence ATGAGCGCACGGCACGACGACGGTACCTGCGCCCTGATCGTGATCGACATGATCAACACGTACGACCACAAGGACGCCGAGCATCTGCTGCCTTCGGTGCGTGAGGTCGTACCGGTGATCACGGACCTGCTCGCCGCCGCCCGTGGCAGCGGGGCGCCGGTGATCTACGTGAACGACAACTTCGGCCAGTGGCGCTCCCACCACGGGGAACTGGTCGAGGCCGCCATGGCGGGGCCGCACGCGGATCTGGTCGAGCCGCTGCGGCCGGACCACGACTCGCTGTTCGTCGTGAAGGCCCGGCACTCGATCTTCTACGAGACCCCGCTGACGTACCTGCTCTGGGAGCTGGGCGTCCGCAAGGTGACGCTGTGCGGTCAGGTGACCGAGCAGTGCGTGCTGTACTCGGCGCTGGACGCCCACATCCGGCACCTCGACGTGACCGTGGCCGCCGACGCGGTGGCCCATATCCACCCCCGTCTCGCGGAAGCAGCCCTGGAGATGATGCGCATCAATCTCGGAGCCCGGATCGCCAACGGCAAGGACATCGAGTTCGGCGGGGGCGTCACAGGCCCATGA